tttaaagtaaaatccTTGATCTTAGAGCAGGCAGATGCTGCAGTCTGCCATCCCCATGCTGTGCGGTTTCGTATACAGTAAAGTAACAGATGAGTCATGACTctaaatctcacacacacacacacacacacacacacacacacacacacacacacacacacacacacacacacacacacacacacacacacacacacacacacacacacacacacacacacacacacacacacacacacacacacacacacacacacacacacacacacacacacacacacacacacacacacaatcaagaaatgtagaaatgtacATGTGCTGATGTTTATATTAATAAGGGCCTTATAGCTTAAATGCATACAGTAAGAAAGTgtggaaaaaacacatgcagattaAATATGCAACGCTCATGTGTGTATGCACTTGtgagcatttttttttagcattacTCTGCAGAGACTGCACACCTTACTAAGCAGATTTCTGATGAAAGTGCAACAATTCTGTTTCTGCTCTCCCATTACAACTCACTACTCTCATAGATGAATGAAGCAAccgcacaaatacacacacacacacacacacacacacacacacacacacacacacacacacacacacacacacacacacacacacacacacacacacacacacacacacacacacacacacacacacacacacacacacacacacacacacacacacacacacacacacacacacacacacacacacacacacactctctcttctctctctaaGCTGTTAGTTTCAGGAAGAGGCTCTTTAACACATCTTTCTCAGTCCTCCCTCCTTTGCAGCAGACATAAATAATGGCTAAAATTGTTAAGTCTGGCACTCTGCCCTCAATAGACTCATACAAACTCTCTAGATGAGTTACATTGAAATTGGGAACTGCTGGCTATGGAGTTTGTTACaacaattttttgtttttattatacctAATTATTGTCACTATTTGCTTTTCAATGAATACTGTAGGTTTTGGAATGTTTGGGACTTAAGATAGTGTCTGGTCGGATTTTGACAAAACTAGGAGGGAGGGTGTCACTAAATGGATCCAAACTAATGCCATGCATCCTATCCTATCCCGACCTACATAAAAGTATTAACAAGAAGATCCTTCCACAATAGAGTCATTTGGGACCTTGAATTTGgtgtcaaaaataatgttttgcaaaaatgttgattaagaaattgagaaaaaagagaagatgtGAAAAAGGCGGACATTTTTCTTGACACTGTGGCGCCTGGTCCTGCTTCTTCTGGCAATGAGATGCTACAATACTCAACTAATACACGCACTAATTCACAAGTTGTTTTAGCAAACtgcaaaaatgtttcctttaaaatTTGGTTTCCTATAGTAGGGTTTTAATAAGCTTCAACATATGGTGATGTATTATGCATCCccataataatgaataaaacacaatttgatGCACAATGTGACATGCAGTATATTTGCCCGAAATGCCAATGCCTATGATGtgtaaatgaaattaaaaatgaaatcacaaATGTAAACCAGTTAAATGCAAGGTGTTAGAACAGGGGCCAAATGGTAGCTATTAGCTCACATTCCATAAAGTGCAGCTGATGAAATTAATGGAGAGAGACTATTTCCTGTTTAGGAGTCTCCAGACCTCTAAAGCATCTGGGCATCGTGAGCTGGCATTGCCACAACACTGGTGTGAAATTAGTTTATGCTTCTACCATGCGACAAAAACTGATattgatgtttaaatgtttccagTGTGTTTGGAGCATTTCACTCAGAAGACAGCCTGCTTTGTTTGGAAGTTTGGTGGTGGGGCATGTGCTCTGTTTTACAACCACAGGAATGTATGACATACATGATCACAGAACAGTTTAGTGGTGAATTATTGCTGAAAACCTCTACTGTTTAGATGAGAAGGCGTATATGTAAACAAGTGAGggacatgtttgtttaatgGAACAACTTGACCACTGCTAAACAAGATATAACCTACTGTCAAAATAAAGTGCAGGCTAGGCTGTAAAGAACaaagagtttgttttttaagcttCTTCATTTAATAATCATTATAtatgtcaaaaacaaaatgggATTTTCAGACAAAAGGATCAATGTACCAATATATCAGACCAAAGCTAAGTTCAAGTATGTATAGAAATTGGTGTTCTAGTTGAGAAAAAGCACAAATCGATATCAATGTATGAATTGTGATTAGAGAGTCAACAATCTGACCAAACACAGACTGTGAGTTCACCATATCTTTGACAGCTTTAGTGGCCAACTACCTTTCTACCAACCACAATCATCTGCAGCTGTTGACATGGTGAGGAGCAGATTAATCACTGAGTATCAAAAGACATCCATTGATAAATGTCACTGATACATTTCATACAGTGACCTCAATATAAATATTCTTAACtgtgataaaacaaaaatccttGACCTCATCATTCAGTGAGTCTCTGTGTACAGCATTGATAGATAACTTGATTTATGGACCACATTGCTGTACTTCGACAAAAACATACTGCAGGGATGTAGCCTACAGTAAGACCAAGAAATCACTCAAGCCGATTTAAGCCATCATGTTGATTGTTGGTGTATATATTAGCTGATAAGTgtctgattctggttctgagAAAAGTAAATTGCAGTAACCTGCAACAATGGTAAACTGATTTTGAGGTCATTAAGAAACAAATCTCGGTCACAATTCACATCTTTTACAGATATGTGTTAGTCAATTAGGCTAATAAATATGGTATTACTTTGtgattgttttccattcatGAATATGCATTCCagagtgttttctgtgtgttgcaAAGGTTTCTCAACCATCCTTCTGGCATGATAAAATGTTCTGCtaatttgtgtttatatatttacaacaacagaGTCCAGTGGAGCTGGTTCAAATTCATAATCAATATGATATCTCAATATGATGGGGACTTCATTAAATGCCACATCCTAGAAAATAAGAGGCtggcacacaacacacacacacacacacacacacacacacacacacacacacacacacacacacacacacacacacacacacacacacacacacacacacacacacacacacacacacacacacacacacacaatcgaTTAGAGCACTCTCACCATCTCCATCTTCAATTTCCTGATCTTGTCATCCAAACTCTTCCTGCCCGTGTCCTTACTGGTTTCGTGCGCTGGGGCCAGCTTGGTGTCTCCCCGGTTAGAGGACGCCTCCTCCCGCATCCACCTGAGCAAACCCTCGGGAGTCTTCCGGCCGATTTTCACCTCTATGTCTTTCAGATCTGGGACTGTCTCGCTGGCAGTGCCTTCGTCCATCGTGTTCGTTTGTTTTATCAGAAAATATCCACAAGATTACGTCTTTTTCgtttctttgaaatgtttgccTGTTAAACTCGGAGAGTCACCTACAATTGGATTGCATGGCATCCTATGCGACTCCAGCTGAGTTACACTGCGccaggagagaaaaacaacctgACAGCATCAACACAACATCGTGTGGTTATCCTAGCAGAAAAAGTGCTTAAAGAAATTCTTAATTTAGCGATATTGTATTGAACAAACTGATGAAGCccacatatttaaacaaaccgTTCACCAAGTGtaagcagaaacacatcaaatgttcttttcttttccgTATGTTGTTAATATGTCCTATATACCTCCACAGTAGGCTGAGTCCAGTGTCCGGTGTGTGAGCGCTGCAGACCGGTTATGTGTCTGGTTGGAGATCACTACGCGGAGCTACATTGCGCAGATTCCACCTGCATGATGACAGCAACCAGCAGCCGCAGAGTGGGAGAGCCCAGACTGTCAAATCAAGTGTGATAATACCATACAGCTTCCTGTAggaccttcaaaataaaacatccacAAAGAAACACGGACTATCGTAAACTaccaaatatttcaaaataatacatatgaAATTTCGTTTGGGGCTTAGCCGGAAATCTCGGCagtaatttcaaaataaaagcccccgCGCTCGGTAAGGTTTTTGGTTATTGTTTGAATAACGCTCGATACGCACCTCTCAAAAAACCTCCTGGATTAGTCGACCCAAGCTCCGAAACTTCCCCACTACACGTAACATCACTAGTAAAATATGGTTTTAATGTGGACTGATTCACCAGGAAAAAAGTTGCTATCTTGGTTGGCTTGTCAGTGTTAGTTGCTCCAGGTGTGTGTCATTAGGAGGGGATTATGTTACAGGCTTTCAGGAACTCTCCAGCATCCTTCTGACAGAAGACTAATACATATTATAGCATGGCAGCAAGGTGTAGTTGGGCAAACATAGCTAATGTTACCTTACCATACAGCCATGGAATTGAGCCATGGAACAGCAAATCTTGGAGAAGAGGAATGCTAACATCAGATTTTACTGTTTAACACAGGTGTGTTAAACAGTAAAATGGTTTAACTTTTTTCTACTAACGCCACTGTTCCATTACTTTCACACTTGCCAACCTGCTCTACACACATTAAACCAACACAGCATCATTTAATCAACACAGATCTGAACAGGTAAACAAATGTTAGGATTAAGCCTGTGATTATGatagaatacaaatacaaattacatTCCTTTGGAAAATCTGTTTAGCTTTACAACCATCATTTTCTAATTGAACAGCAAGGACAGGCATGCTTCCACCCAGCAAGCCTCTATCCGGGCAATAATACACCTTATAATTCAATTTCAGCTTTGTTCAATTTCATAGGCTTCCGTTGCAGCTAATATTTGAGGATTTCAGatcaatttattaaaaaaggcatttaaatcCAGTAAAGTCCTTGTAGAGGTGGGGTGGGTGAAGAGACAAATCAGTTTAATGAAGTATGACATAAGTGTCTGTTCTTCAGAACACAACACTACTCAATTAAGATATACACACCCGCCTCTGTGGCACCATGTTAACTCTCCTGGCCGACACATACTCAGTCACTGTGTCAGCCACATTACATTACGTTGAAACCTCAGCTAGGAGACTGATTGGCAAACGTGTTGTATTGGCCATAGTTTTGGGCAATcaaagtttaaattaaatgttttctgttagAAAACTCAATAATGAGTGTGGTCATCTCTGCTAAGGGGAAACAACATTTGCTAACAAAGCTTTACCTGGAGATTATTTTATCCACTGGTCATTATTAACAAAGACACATGaccagcagagacagagacaaagagacaatCAGTGTTGTTGTCTGCAGTCAGAGAAGGCCTCTGGAGAGCTGAGGACTTGCTTTTCACTGTGAACACTCTCAGGCTGCCAGAGGGAAGCTAACTAAAAATCTTGCTTAGAAAGGCATAGGGTTTTCAGCTATAAGCACCAATTACATGCAGTGAATCTCAGGGTAGAGTTGTAGTCGAAAAAAGAGATTATTTTGCAACTAAgattttattaaactttaatcCTCCagtaaataattatataaaaacaccacaaaaacaCCACAAATCTTGTGCTAACACATCTCTTCGAAATAAGTTATCTGGGTAATCAACTAAGGAAATCAGTGGACTAATCGACTGAGAGTAGGAAGCTCTTTTCAGGGGAATAAGGGAAACAATTTGGCAGCCTACAGCTAAATGGGGAATTGACATCCGCATACATCCATTCTTAATAATGCTTTGGACTAGACAAAATACTGCCAGTTTATCAATGGCATTAATAACTGAGAACAGCTCAGTCAGTTTAATGAGAAGCTATAAAGTCTAGATTAATAATGCGTTCCTGTGATCCTATGATCCTTTGTATTCAGTGTCACATCTTGTGAGGGGCCCCAAATGGCCCTGCTATGCTGCTGTCaatgtaaatgttatatctCTGCAGAGAAGGATTTCAGAGAACTTTGATGCTGCGGGGTTACCACCTTTGCTGACGTTCATACTGTTCACCATATACGAGGCGATATTGCCATTCTCGTCTCTGACTGTCTTTCCTTTGTGCCAGAAACTAAGACAGACACCACAACAATGAAGTAGGTTAACAAGGGGTTAGTGAAAAAAACCTTTATCAGTAAGTGGGACATATATACTAATCCTACATTAAAGGGGAGTACTGCTTATGCTATAGGGATTATTAGGGGTCAACATATGACCAATAATacctttgttttgtctcttgGCTGCTGGTCTTTAAAATCCATCATCCACACTGGACCCTTTTTGAGCCAAATTCTGCTTTAAATTCTGTCTTTGGATAGGAGGGTGCATAGCCGCAAAAACGAGCATCTGCAATCATTATGTTACCATGCAATCAGCCTGGTATCCACCATGGCAACCGTTGTCATGAGGAAAACGTTTTCAGATTCTGTACACCCACATGGTAAATGGAAAACACTGCCAACGAGGAGGCAAATCTTCAGAATACATTATGCAACACATCAACAGTAACTACCAGGGGAAGCACAGGTGACTCAACCCTATTCAAACCTGGCtgaggtgtttgtgtgtggctttgAATATGCGCTCAATATTTGTGTGGGTTTGCCTCAGGTGAACCAGTTTCTAACCGCATGAGAAACCTGCAAGTTTGGTTTTCTTTAACGTTCTCCTCATTTCCACGTGTGCTGACATACAATGCTTCAAACTCCTTCCTTTTACTGCCAAACTGTTTAGGTTACCTGTGTCTGCTCTAACTTTAGGAAACTGGTTCATTTAGATGGGCAAGATGCTCTTTCTATAATCctcctggattttttttgtattgtttttttcccatttacAGCTTTTATTTCACCCCAACTGTCAGAGGAGGGCTGATCTCTCTTTGAATTATCCCTCCAACGGGTCTCTTATGTGCTGAGGTTTTGTGTAGTTTTCCCTGCCATTGTTAGAGAGTGGAAACTTGCTTGGGAACCACTTTTGATGTGGGTCTGTAATGCCCATCATTATGCAGGCGATAGTAAGTTTAAAACACCTAGCTACTTTCCTTATTGTTTTACTGGATTATTATGAGGCAAGTTTACCCTCTGGTGGAAGTGTCTTCTATGTACAGTAGAAGCTTTCTGAAacgaaaatgtgcttttgtgtgtgcctgttttTCTAAAGTAATTATGACTTGCAGTATAATGAAAACTCAGAGTTAATGTTTGCTTTTAGGTGTTTATAAGTTATATCAACAGCTTATAatccatgtttttctttttagttaaGATTAGATAAAATCTTTAGTCATCACATGCATTACAACCAAATGAAGTTAAGACTCATGATATGTAAAAAAGTACATATGTATAAAGGAATCAAAAGAGTGAATAGTAAGGGATATTTCAGAAAACGTTTGGATATATATGGTACAATTTAACAGTATGAACACTATGATATGAAAACCCTCAACCAGATGTTTTCAAAACCTCTGCATCACTTATTGATAATCAACTCATTTTTGTTATGTcttaatgttaaaatgttgttgtcatTTACAGTTGTAGCTTGAGGTTTCATTGAGTTTCCTTGACAGTTTTCCCCAGTCCACGGTTCCAGATGGTTCACATTCTTTTGTTTCCTACAGCTGACACAGGCAGGGGCAGAGATGGTAAACTTGAACATTCTCCAAAACAAGACTTCAAACCCATGTTTCATTAAACTCAAGGCAAACATAATAGTAGCCTGTCAGGGTGGACTTTAAGAAATGTCAGTTGGTTcttctgtaaaaaaatgtttttgcgATGTTCTTTATGAATTAGGGACACATTAAAAGACTTAACAAAGAGGAAGTTCATGTTTCAAAAAAGTGATTACGAAAAATATGTATCCATAGTTATACACATCATCCCCCTACATCAGCTGTTCCACTCCCTAGTCACTCCCAAGCCTAACCTGCTCAACCTGTTTGCACCTGGGTGTCAGGAGTGGGTGGGTGACCTCTGTTGCAGCAGATTTCACTGAAGAGTAAGGAGGACACAGTATTTCCTTGTCTTGGAtcttaaaatatacaaaaagcagttttcttattgtatttcttgtctttttttaataggAGGAGTAAGACGCCATGGACCCAGACAATAAAGAGGACATTGAGTCTCTCATGGAAGACATGGACTACATCCCAGGCCACTTCCACCTGGACCTCAGCCTCAACTGTGATCCTGTCGGGCCTGTGAAGCTGAGACTCAGAGACACTTACCTGAAACAAGAGAGCCTTAGAGGGGAGCTGGAGGCTGAAGCTGGATATCTACAGTACGCTGTCCGAAATCTTCTGGGTCTGCTGGCTTTCCATTTGGAACACTTTGACACAGCTGAGGAAATATTCAGGTGATCAcacactgtcttttttttttttttttttgaaggcTGAATATCAGTATCAGTAACACTAACGTTTGCTAAGCAAGAGTTTTGAGTTATATGATTTCACTACAGATCTTAactagttttgtgttttttctgtctttaaaacagaaacacctCACAGGCTGAAATGTGTCTCACTACATATCCTTAATATCTGTGAGCTGACCAAGAAACAACACACTGAATGTGTTCACAGCAACACGAAAGCAGCACAAAAGGCCAACCTGCCCTTTTACCTGCTATAGTCAAACATCAACCAAAGTCAAGAACCCACTTTCATTAAGTCACAGTAGTTGACAGATTGTGAATGGCTACCCCACAAATACAGCAATCTGCATACCAAACATGCGTCATTAGGACCACACAAACATGTGGGTTATTTGGCTATACCCGTAAAACATTAAGCAGGATCAACTAAAGTACGAGTTACAAGAATAAGGCCACTATCCGCAGTGGTATGAAAAAATCTACTGCCCATGCTTACTATCCAATAACATGCACAATAAACCCCAATGTTGTACTAATTATTGAAATTGTATTTCCCTCTGATtaactattacattttatttttaacattttgtagtTGGTATAGTACTGTAAAGGTTATGATACTCATGACTATGTATTTCACAAgtgaagttgtatttttttttatttgatcttatcTATGCATTATATTATGTACTTCCTCTTTGCTGCTACTAATCAGCCTTTCCTGATATCTCGGTTCATTGGAATAACAAAACGTAGAGATCAAATGATCAGAGTTCACTGCACGCTAGCATCTCTGTGAGGCTCTATAAAGACACAGCAGTTCTTTAAACTAAATGTCAGCATAAAGATTACCATGTTCACCATCTTAGTTAGTGTTCGCTCATTAGCACATTGAAGGGTGTTTAGTACATCCAGCAGAAATGTCccttaaaaaaaggacaaaagaacTGATTGGAATTTAGTGGTTAAAGGTCACAGAATCCTCAAGAATGTAAATGTTAACAACGACAATGATAAAGTGTTGACATTAAGGACAAACATGGATGAAAAACTGCAACTTGACTAGTTCGCATAGGCATACAAATGCCAGGTAGTAATTCTAATTTAACCTTATGATGGCATTGAAAAAATAACTAAAGTTATCACAATTCATCCTCAGGGTAACATGAATGCttgtaacacatttaattgaaatcCCTCTGATAGTAGTCAGAATCGCAAACTGATTGTGGCGTTATAGAAAAGGTCAAAACATCACCAGTATCATTTACCCTCTGAAGACCATGAAGgtcttttaaaaacagaatcCAATTGTATGTTTGTCAAAATAAGAATGAAACATTGAGTATTTTTGAAATCACTTTCAATGTTTAAGACCTTTTTATGGAGGAAGCTATTTCTAAACTCTCTGTTTCTATCTATATCTCTGTCTCTTGCCTTTTCAGGAGCATTTGTAAAGAAGACCCTGGTAACCTCAATGCCTGGGCCAACCTGGGTTATGTTTATGACAAGCTTGGTAGAGAGCTCGACGCGGGCGAGTGTGTGGAGAAAGTGTCCCACCTCATGGGCTTAGACGCTGGAGAGGCCTCTCAGGAGGAAACCAGGATTCTGGCAGCCCGCTGCCTGGCTGAGCAGGCTTACGTTTATCCCTACGATGTGGAGCTTGACAGCGAGGAcgacctgagagacagactgacagcAGCATTGACGCTATACAACAGAGCCCTGGACTATGGGGGCCATCTGGTGAGATTCTCATGCAATATTACTTAGGATACATCTTTACAGATCGTTAAACAGGTACGATTAGCATGTGCAATTTAAATGTAAGGAGAAGCGTTGAAATAATTACCTTACATCCATCATGCAATGTCTCCTAACCTTCCAGCATTTCATTGTTTGGTATATAATGTTGATGATTCCTTAATATTATTAAGTGTACTTCTCATCTCTGATTTAATTGATCTGCAAAAAAAGCTCTTGTCCAAAACTTACCACTTTTcagaacaaatgtaaaatgtggttttgacattttttgaagCAGTTAAGTTATGTGTTATGTTTCCTGTACAATACTTTAATTGTATACCTTACTAAagacttgttgttgtttttcagatatCAATAGAGGAAAAAAGAAGCTGGTATTTTAAAATGGCCACTATCTACATAAggtacaaaacaaatacataagaTGAACCACCACACTACATAATTTGTAATTTGtattaagtcattttttccCTGCAGGCTTGACGACATAGTAAAGACCAAGGAGGACTCTGAATACTCCAGACTCTCTCATTACAATAAGGGTCTGAAGCTTCTCAAAGAAACACTAGATTCAGAGAAATCGCAACACAAAGGTAAACACATCCGGAAAACACGTTAGGAAAACAAGTCAGCATTCTCTATGAACATATCTGCCTTGTTGTACATTTAGAGGCATGAAGTTGAACGTGAAGTGCAGCTCTGCTGAAATTTTTACATGCTGCAAATATTTTGGCCTACTTTAGTTCAAACCTTACATTGAAATCTATACCAAGGAACATTGAGTATTATAGTGTTTTAGTAATACAACAATTGTATTTAGGATGCAGTAATAGCGATTTCTTTAATCTAGAGGGAGGCAAACTACAAATGGTTTAGTCAGAAACTGGTAAACACTGATTTTGTTATCTCCCCTCAGCTCTTGCCTGGTGTTATGTTGGCATCTTGttggagaggaaggaggagttTACCACTGTGCCCATGTCCATACATGACTGTGGCTACTCTGCCTCTGATCCTCTATCCTGCTATGGAACTGTAAGTAAACTCAAATATTGAGATATATCACCAAATATCAGGCAAGCTTGGAGAAAATAAGGGATTCTTATACAGTATGATAATCATTTGACTAAAATCAACCTTATATTATCAGTTTCTTCCAGTAACAGACACTGCCCTTTGTAAAAGTTACTTCCTGTGTAACACTTATGCTTCTCCTCATTGAGACATTGGTTGGCATGTGTTAGTGTCAGTGATGTGGTTTAatccaaaacaaaaccattttaatCTCACATATATCATTTTAGAACAATCCCCAATCCCTCTCATCAAATACTACCTATGTTAAACACACTTTAATCCTCCGTTGTCGTGCCTATGCGTCCTGATTTATTAAGGAGGTTAAGTGATTTAGTATAATATTTTCATCCTAACATGCATTATACTTGTCTTTGTCCTCAGGCCATAAACTTGGCTAGTGATGATGCATTCACCCTGAACCTTCTGGCTAAGGTCTTCTTTCTGCTGGGCAAACATGAGATGGCCACAGGGATTTGCAACATGGCCCTTAACGTGCTCCCAGACCCAGAGCTTAACTGGCAGGCTTACTGCACCCGCGCTAAGGTACTGCCGTCCGTCAAAGCATCCTAAAATCAAGCTGGTAAAATTTTGTCAgctatcatgttttttttaacaaattgaATGTTCAACTGAACAAAAATGgtataaaaaattaaaaaatcacaGTTTGAAGTGCGG
This DNA window, taken from Eleginops maclovinus isolate JMC-PN-2008 ecotype Puerto Natales chromosome 9, JC_Emac_rtc_rv5, whole genome shotgun sequence, encodes the following:
- the ttc22 gene encoding tetratricopeptide repeat protein 22, encoding MDPDNKEDIESLMEDMDYIPGHFHLDLSLNCDPVGPVKLRLRDTYLKQESLRGELEAEAGYLQYAVRNLLGLLAFHLEHFDTAEEIFRSICKEDPGNLNAWANLGYVYDKLGRELDAGECVEKVSHLMGLDAGEASQEETRILAARCLAEQAYVYPYDVELDSEDDLRDRLTAALTLYNRALDYGGHLISIEEKRSWYFKMATIYIRLDDIVKTKEDSEYSRLSHYNKGLKLLKETLDSEKSQHKALAWCYVGILLERKEEFTTVPMSIHDCGYSASDPLSCYGTAINLASDDAFTLNLLAKVFFLLGKHEMATGICNMALNVLPDPELNWQAYCTRAKINMMLYVRDLEKAKYRQGGIPDRQKLVEARKDLDKVLTVRPCLRTHLEMAQVYYYMGVDALQESLLVDEGAVNSALVSLSHALQFELGDSLPDLHVLRGRCLLLKGEEQNAADCFKLAVELERPGSTDTTALRCLLQALLTLFMLGGPDPSLAIAQLELWVQKAEGKYPKDIVKSELRCLYRTHTEEVTELSRALIRTGRLDLVRRLLETVVPKQLVKKRPVARSYSYT